A stretch of Faecalibacterium duncaniae DNA encodes these proteins:
- a CDS encoding type II 3-dehydroquinate dehydratase, with amino-acid sequence MKFLVINGPNLNLTQFTEPGMEGQIDFNTLLDYIEAGCAQMDVQVDFFQSNHEGDLIDEIQSAAGRADGIILNPGGYAYYSVAILEALQVCGVPAVEVMLADPSGKEPFRSVDVVSFGCQGRFAGEGVSGYLHACAYLVQLLRLDGGAQTHLVQ; translated from the coding sequence ATGAAATTTTTAGTCATTAACGGTCCCAACCTCAACCTGACCCAGTTCACGGAGCCGGGCATGGAGGGGCAGATCGATTTTAATACACTGCTGGATTATATCGAGGCGGGATGTGCCCAGATGGATGTTCAGGTGGACTTTTTCCAGTCCAACCACGAGGGTGACCTCATCGATGAGATCCAGTCGGCGGCAGGCCGGGCCGATGGCATTATCCTCAACCCGGGCGGCTATGCCTATTACAGCGTGGCCATTCTGGAAGCGCTGCAGGTGTGCGGCGTGCCCGCCGTGGAAGTGATGCTGGCCGACCCCAGCGGCAAGGAGCCCTTCCGCAGCGTGGATGTGGTCTCCTTTGGCTGTCAGGGCCGCTTTGCAGGCGAGGGGGTCAGCGGATATCTCCATGCCTGCGCTTACCTTGTGCAGCTGCTCCGGCTGGATGGCGGCGCGCAGACGCACCTGGTGCAGTAA
- a CDS encoding prephenate dehydrogenase, with protein MLDKSKRYLIVGLGLLGGKYALELSRAGFHVDGINRSEGHLQYALDHGYIASGKTHDFEDLVCQADHIIFGLYPTALLEWFRTYGHLLKEGCIFTDVSGVKTGLVEPIQAMCRPGVEFIASHPMAGRETSSVEHAAEVNFAPANFIVTPTEKNTPEAVQWARELAEVLGFKHICTLTVQEHDRMIGYVSQLCHAIAVSLMCANDNTSLCEYTGDSFRDLTRIARINDKMWAELFLWNKENLISEIDQFSGALNEMRNALVADDREKLEEMFRLSTQRRAAFDKKAP; from the coding sequence ATGTTGGATAAATCAAAGCGTTATCTCATTGTGGGCCTGGGCCTGCTGGGCGGCAAGTACGCCTTGGAGCTGAGCAGGGCCGGGTTCCATGTGGACGGCATCAACCGCAGCGAGGGCCATCTGCAGTATGCCCTCGACCACGGCTATATCGCCAGCGGCAAGACCCACGATTTTGAGGATCTGGTATGTCAGGCCGATCATATCATCTTCGGTTTGTACCCCACGGCCCTGCTCGAGTGGTTCCGGACCTACGGCCACCTGCTGAAGGAGGGCTGCATCTTTACCGATGTGTCGGGCGTAAAGACCGGTCTGGTGGAGCCCATTCAGGCCATGTGCAGGCCGGGCGTGGAGTTCATTGCCAGCCACCCCATGGCGGGCCGTGAGACCTCCAGCGTGGAGCACGCCGCCGAGGTGAATTTTGCCCCGGCCAACTTCATTGTGACCCCCACGGAAAAGAACACCCCGGAGGCCGTTCAGTGGGCCAGGGAGCTGGCCGAGGTGCTGGGCTTCAAGCATATCTGCACCCTGACCGTGCAGGAGCATGACAGGATGATCGGCTATGTCAGCCAGCTCTGCCATGCCATCGCCGTCAGCCTGATGTGCGCCAACGACAATACCTCGCTGTGCGAGTACACCGGCGATTCCTTCCGGGACCTGACCCGCATTGCACGCATCAACGATAAGATGTGGGCGGAGCTGTTCCTCTGGAACAAAGAAAACCTTATCTCCGAGATCGACCAGTTCAGCGGGGCGCTGAACGAGATGCGCAACGCCCTTGTGGCTGATGACCGGGAAAAGCTGGAGGAGATGTTCCGCCTGTCCACCCAGCGCCGCGCGGCGTTTGATAAGAAAGCGCCGTAA
- the aroA gene encoding 3-phosphoshikimate 1-carboxyvinyltransferase: protein MDVVVKRARPVAGRIAAPPSKSMAHRAVLCAALAKGTSHLHHLAFSKDISATLGAAGRLCARVTTGENDAVVEGLGRFLPVDAPVDCCESGSTLRFLIPLASLTGQEVTFTGRGRLMERPQSVYKTLYQQQGLRFEQGADRLTVEGALTPGEYELAGNVSSQFISGLLFALPLLGGTSTLHLIPPVESRSYIDMTRAVQHAFGVESRWLDENTLEIPGGQHYLPGDYTVEGDYSQAAFPAVLGAVTGGVAITGLSEETLQGDAAILEILRRCGARFTRTGQGVVFEKAPLHGTDIDLADCPDLGPVLMVLGLLCEGTTVIRNAERLRIKESDRIEAMETELRACGGQLESEGGTITIHGCAGALHAPEQPLSGHNDHRVVMSLAVLALAAGLALPISGAEAVAKSWPDFLEAIKPLGAEVEHVG from the coding sequence ATGGATGTGGTGGTAAAACGCGCCCGCCCAGTGGCGGGCAGGATCGCCGCGCCGCCCAGCAAAAGCATGGCTCACCGGGCGGTGCTCTGCGCGGCGCTGGCAAAGGGAACCTCCCATCTCCACCATCTTGCCTTCAGCAAGGATATCTCCGCCACGCTGGGCGCGGCGGGCCGACTGTGCGCCCGTGTCACCACCGGTGAAAACGACGCGGTGGTGGAGGGGCTTGGCCGCTTTCTGCCGGTTGATGCCCCCGTGGACTGCTGTGAGAGCGGCAGTACCTTGCGCTTCCTCATCCCGCTGGCCAGCCTGACCGGGCAGGAAGTGACTTTTACAGGCCGTGGGCGGCTGATGGAGCGGCCCCAGTCGGTCTACAAAACGCTGTATCAGCAGCAGGGCCTGCGCTTTGAGCAGGGCGCGGACCGCCTGACTGTGGAAGGTGCCCTGACCCCGGGCGAATACGAGCTGGCGGGCAACGTGTCCAGCCAGTTCATCAGCGGGCTGCTGTTTGCCCTGCCCCTGTTGGGCGGCACCAGCACCCTGCACCTCATCCCGCCTGTGGAGAGCCGGAGCTACATCGATATGACCCGCGCGGTGCAGCACGCCTTTGGCGTGGAGAGCCGCTGGCTGGATGAAAACACGCTGGAAATTCCCGGCGGGCAGCACTATCTTCCCGGTGATTACACCGTGGAGGGCGATTACAGCCAGGCGGCTTTTCCTGCCGTGCTGGGCGCTGTGACCGGCGGGGTGGCCATCACCGGCCTGTCTGAGGAGACCTTGCAGGGCGATGCCGCCATTCTGGAGATCCTCCGGCGGTGCGGTGCAAGATTCACCCGCACCGGGCAGGGCGTGGTGTTTGAAAAGGCCCCGCTCCACGGAACGGACATCGACCTTGCCGACTGCCCCGACCTGGGCCCCGTGCTGATGGTGCTGGGCCTGCTGTGTGAGGGCACCACGGTCATCCGCAACGCCGAGCGTCTCCGCATCAAGGAGAGTGACCGCATCGAGGCCATGGAGACCGAGCTGCGGGCCTGCGGCGGGCAGCTGGAGAGCGAGGGCGGCACCATTACCATCCATGGCTGTGCCGGCGCGCTCCATGCCCCGGAGCAGCCGCTTTCCGGCCACAACGACCACCGCGTGGTGATGAGCCTTGCGGTGCTGGCGCTGGCCGCCGGGCTGGCCCTGCCCATCAGCGGGGCCGAGGCCGTTGCCAAGAGCTGGCCGGATTTTCTGGAAGCCATCAAGCCTTTGGGCGCGGAGGTGGAACATGTTGGATAA
- the aroF gene encoding 3-deoxy-7-phosphoheptulonate synthase, protein MIISTKKGTPKEELEKIVDKFEKQGLDVTLITGKDYNVFGLVGDTTKIDERDVLANPWIDNVTRVSAPYKRANRLFHPADSIIDCGGVKIGRGEKIAVMAGPCSIEGEEQALRIANGVKAGGASLFRGGAYKPRTSPYSFQGLETEGILDMVKAREATGMPIVSELMSEDRIPEFEEYVDVVQIGARNMQNFQLLKAVGKMHKPVLLKRGLCNTIEEWIMSAEYIMAGGNEQVILCERGIRTFEKYTRNTLDLSAVPIIHEKTHLPIIVDPSHATGKANLVEPMMIAAVAAGADGLEVEVHYDPRHAWSDGAQCLTPDAFAQAMAKCRQVAWAIGRDM, encoded by the coding sequence ATGATCATTTCGACCAAAAAAGGCACCCCCAAGGAAGAGCTGGAAAAGATCGTAGACAAATTCGAGAAACAGGGCCTGGATGTGACCCTGATCACCGGCAAGGATTACAATGTGTTCGGTCTGGTGGGCGATACCACCAAGATCGATGAGCGCGACGTGCTGGCCAACCCCTGGATCGACAACGTCACCCGCGTGTCCGCTCCCTATAAGCGGGCCAACCGCCTGTTCCACCCCGCCGATTCCATCATCGACTGCGGCGGCGTGAAGATCGGCAGGGGCGAGAAGATCGCCGTGATGGCAGGCCCCTGCAGCATCGAGGGCGAGGAGCAGGCACTGCGCATTGCCAACGGCGTAAAGGCGGGCGGTGCAAGCCTGTTCCGCGGCGGCGCTTATAAGCCCCGCACTTCTCCCTACTCCTTCCAGGGTCTGGAGACCGAGGGCATCCTCGATATGGTCAAGGCACGGGAGGCCACCGGAATGCCCATCGTGTCCGAGCTGATGAGCGAGGACCGGATCCCGGAGTTTGAGGAATATGTGGACGTGGTGCAGATCGGTGCCCGCAACATGCAGAATTTCCAGCTGCTCAAGGCCGTGGGCAAGATGCACAAGCCTGTTCTGCTCAAGCGCGGCCTGTGCAACACCATCGAGGAGTGGATCATGTCCGCAGAGTATATCATGGCCGGCGGCAACGAGCAGGTCATTCTCTGCGAGCGGGGCATCCGCACCTTTGAAAAATACACCCGCAACACCCTCGACCTCTCCGCTGTGCCCATCATCCACGAAAAGACCCATCTGCCCATCATCGTGGACCCCAGCCACGCCACCGGCAAGGCCAATCTGGTTGAGCCGATGATGATCGCCGCTGTGGCCGCCGGTGCCGACGGTCTGGAGGTGGAAGTCCACTATGATCCCCGCCACGCATGGAGCGATGGCGCACAGTGCCTGACCCCGGATGCCTTTGCACAGGCCATGGCAAAGTGCCGTCAGGTCGCATGGGCCATTGGCCGGGATATGTAA
- a CDS encoding helix-turn-helix transcriptional regulator: MPKQEGQKSKLLALLRIFEQQTDENHLLNVPQLVELLEAQGIRCERKSVYSDIEALGALGYDIKLRRGRGGGYFLASRTFDLAELKLLVDAVQASRVVSGTTSRRLIHKLEKLCSNYEGSQLQRQVYVEGRPKTDSKSLLYSIDALHEAINNGKMVEFLYRKADSREKEKRSVSPWQLAWENGCYYLIAFADEKGIRHYRVDKMSGVRVLDAPRRGQEQFADLDLPAYLRKHFGMYGGPEHRVTLRCTADLEGAMRERFGATPMFLPEENGCFHFDVPICVSDQFYGWVCGFGGKIEVVAPPEVRQGMREMTARLAEQHQ; this comes from the coding sequence ATGCCCAAACAGGAAGGCCAGAAATCCAAGCTGCTGGCGCTATTGCGCATTTTTGAGCAGCAGACCGATGAAAACCACCTGCTGAACGTGCCGCAGCTGGTGGAGCTGCTGGAGGCGCAGGGCATCCGCTGCGAGCGCAAGAGCGTGTACAGCGATATTGAGGCACTGGGTGCGCTGGGCTATGACATCAAGCTGCGCCGGGGCCGGGGCGGCGGGTATTTCCTTGCCAGCCGCACCTTTGATCTGGCGGAGCTCAAGCTGCTGGTGGATGCCGTGCAGGCAAGCCGGGTGGTATCTGGCACCACGAGCAGGCGGCTGATCCACAAGCTGGAAAAGCTCTGCTCCAACTACGAGGGCAGCCAGCTGCAGCGTCAGGTCTATGTGGAGGGCCGCCCCAAGACCGACAGCAAGAGCCTGCTGTACAGCATCGATGCCCTGCACGAGGCCATCAACAACGGTAAAATGGTGGAGTTCCTCTACAGAAAAGCCGACAGCCGCGAGAAAGAGAAAAGGTCCGTCAGCCCGTGGCAGCTGGCCTGGGAGAACGGGTGCTACTACCTCATTGCCTTTGCCGACGAAAAGGGCATCCGCCATTATCGGGTGGATAAGATGAGCGGGGTCCGGGTGCTGGATGCGCCCCGGCGGGGTCAGGAGCAGTTTGCGGATCTTGACCTGCCTGCCTATCTGCGCAAGCACTTTGGAATGTACGGCGGGCCGGAGCATCGCGTTACCCTGCGGTGCACCGCGGATCTGGAAGGTGCCATGCGGGAGCGCTTTGGCGCAACGCCCATGTTCCTGCCCGAGGAGAATGGCTGCTTCCATTTTGATGTCCCCATCTGCGTCAGTGACCAGTTCTATGGCTGGGTCTGCGGCTTTGGCGGCAAGATAGAAGTGGTTGCCCCGCCCGAAGTGCGGCAGGGAATGCGGGAGATGACCGCCCGGCTGGCAGAACAGCATCAATAA
- a CDS encoding shikimate kinase gives MEYGLIGGRLGHSYSKVIHEMLCGYRYDLCPLPTEEEVRAFLTRRQFRAINVTIPYKLVVMEYCSYIDPHAKAINAVNTIVNRNGLLYGYNTDYPGFSYLCDAHGVEFKDRTVLILGTGGTHNTTWAVAHDRGAKQIYTVSRHPDPEKGELTYAQALTTGAQIIINTTPVGMYPNAGVSALDITSMPGLEAVIDVIYNPDKTELILRAEELGVPVAVGGLEMLVAQAVYAAEFFLDRKFEDAGAEIARVTSELRREQLNIALIGMPSSGKSTLGRALAERLGKRFVDLDEEIVKADGRSIPDIFAAEGEAGFRKLEAAQTARFARENRQVISCGGGVVKDPANLRALHANGIVLFIDRPLEDLLVGGGRPLSTSPEALKTMEAQRRPLYLAAADAVIPNKTTPADAVTAAMEALDEIFSH, from the coding sequence ATGGAATACGGACTCATCGGCGGGCGGCTGGGCCACTCCTACTCCAAGGTCATCCACGAGATGCTCTGCGGCTACCGGTACGACCTGTGCCCCCTGCCCACGGAAGAGGAAGTCCGGGCCTTTCTGACCCGGCGGCAGTTCAGGGCCATCAATGTCACCATCCCCTATAAGCTGGTGGTCATGGAGTACTGCTCCTACATCGACCCCCACGCCAAGGCCATCAACGCTGTGAACACCATCGTCAACAGGAACGGCCTGCTCTACGGCTACAACACCGATTATCCCGGCTTCTCCTACCTGTGCGATGCACACGGTGTGGAGTTCAAGGACAGGACTGTGCTCATTCTGGGCACCGGCGGCACCCACAACACCACTTGGGCCGTGGCCCATGACCGGGGCGCGAAACAGATCTATACCGTCAGCCGCCATCCCGACCCCGAAAAGGGAGAGCTGACTTATGCTCAGGCCCTGACCACCGGGGCGCAGATCATCATCAACACCACGCCGGTGGGCATGTACCCCAATGCGGGCGTGAGCGCCCTGGATATCACCTCCATGCCCGGGCTGGAAGCCGTGATCGATGTCATCTATAATCCCGATAAGACCGAGCTCATCCTCCGGGCCGAAGAGCTGGGGGTGCCCGTTGCCGTCGGCGGTCTGGAAATGCTGGTGGCGCAGGCAGTGTACGCGGCAGAATTTTTCCTCGACCGCAAGTTTGAGGATGCCGGTGCCGAGATCGCCCGTGTGACCAGCGAGCTGCGGCGGGAACAGCTGAACATTGCCCTCATCGGGATGCCCTCCTCGGGCAAATCCACCCTGGGCCGCGCTCTGGCGGAACGGCTGGGCAAGCGGTTCGTGGATCTGGACGAGGAGATCGTCAAGGCCGACGGCCGGAGCATCCCGGACATCTTTGCCGCTGAGGGGGAGGCAGGCTTCCGGAAGCTGGAGGCCGCGCAGACCGCCCGCTTTGCCAGGGAGAACCGGCAGGTCATCTCCTGCGGCGGCGGCGTGGTCAAAGACCCGGCAAACCTCCGGGCGCTCCACGCCAACGGCATCGTGCTCTTTATCGACCGGCCGCTGGAAGATCTGCTGGTGGGCGGCGGAAGGCCCCTTTCCACCAGCCCCGAGGCCCTGAAAACCATGGAAGCCCAGCGCCGCCCGCTCTATCTGGCGGCAGCGGATGCTGTGATCCCCAACAAGACCACCCCTGCGGATGCCGTGACGGCGGCAATGGAGGCGCTGGATGAAATTTTTAGTCATTAA